GCACCCGACCAGCACGTCCAGCTGGCCGGAGCGGGAAGCCCGGGCGGCGGCATCGGCCCGGCGGCGCAGCGAGGGCAGCCGGGACCAGTCGCGGGCGGCCGGCCGCTCCGGGCGGCCGGAGCCGGGCGTCAGCTGGCGCAGCGCGCTGTCGGTCAGCAGCGTCCGCGCCTCGAAGATCTCCAGGAAGTCCCGCCAGGTGAAGGCTGGCACCGTGAAGCCGCGGTGGTGCTCGGCGCGCAGCAGCCCCTGCGCGGCCAGGTCGACCATCGCCTCGCGGGCCGGGGTCGCCGATACGCCGTAGAGCTCGGCGACCTCCTTGACGGTGAAGTTCCGGCCGGCCGCCAAGCGGCCCGCCATCATCTCCTCGCGGAGCGCGTCGGCGATCTGTTCGCGCAGGCTGTTGCGCCGGATCTGGGGGCGGTCGCCACCGGTGCTCTGCATGCCGGCCCACCCTCCTCGTGCGGTCGCCGTGACCCACCGCGGAAGGCGATGGCGGCTCATCTTCTCAAATCGCCCCCCGGCCGCACAAGTCCCTCATCGACACCCATACCGGACGCCCCGGCGGCGAGCAGCGGCCGGGGCGTGGCGAGACACGGGCGGACCGGCGGGCGGGCCGACGGTCAGCGCTGGACGGGCGCCGGGATGCCGAGCAGCCGGTCGCGGTGCACCGGGAAGTCGGCGCGGGCCTTGCCCACCTCGGCCGGGTCGAAGTCCACCGAGACCACTTCCTCGTCCGGTCCCGCCTCGGCCAGCACCCGGCCCCAGGGGTCGACCACCAGGCTGTGTCCGGCCTGCGGCACACCGCTGTGGGTGCCCGCCGTGTTGCAGGCCAGCACGAACGCCTGCTCCTCCACCGCGCGGGCGCGGGCCAGCAGCGTCCAGTGCTCGCGGCGGCGCTCCGGCCAGGCGGCGGGGACGACCAGCAGCTCGGCGCCGTCGTCCAGCAGCGCCCGGAACAGCTCCGGGAAACGCAGGTCGTAGCAGGTGGCGAGGCCGAGCCGGCCGACCGCGGTGTCCGCGGTGACGATCTCCTGGCCCGCGCCCATGGCGACCGCCTCGCCGCTGTCGAAGCCAAAGCGGTGGATCTTGCGGTAGGTGTGGGTCAGTTCGCCGTCCGGTGCGAAGAGCAGCGAGGTGTTGTAGATCGGGCCGTCGGGGTCGCGTTCGACGATCGATCCGGCGTGCAGCCAGACCCCGGCGGCGCGGGCGGCGGCCGACATCGCCTCCGCGGTCGGCCCGTCCAACGGCTCCGCCCCGGTGGACCACGCCTCGTAGGCGAAGCCCCCGACCGGCCAGAGCTCGGGCAGCACGACCAGGTCGGCGGCGTCCTGCGCCCGGACGAGCGCCGCCGCGCGGGCCCGCCGCTCGGCCGGAGGCTCGCTGTCCGAGACCGCGAGTTGGATCAATGAAGCGCGCACAGTACCACCGTCCACGGCAAGAGTCCTACGATCATCACCTGAAAGCGCTGCCCTGCTGTGACCCGACAGCGTAACGTGCGGGTAGCACTCGCGCCCCCAGGTCCCGGCGGTGGCGGGCGGCGCATGTCAGGAGC
The Kitasatospora paranensis genome window above contains:
- a CDS encoding carbon-nitrogen family hydrolase, which encodes MRASLIQLAVSDSEPPAERRARAAALVRAQDAADLVVLPELWPVGGFAYEAWSTGAEPLDGPTAEAMSAAARAAGVWLHAGSIVERDPDGPIYNTSLLFAPDGELTHTYRKIHRFGFDSGEAVAMGAGQEIVTADTAVGRLGLATCYDLRFPELFRALLDDGAELLVVPAAWPERRREHWTLLARARAVEEQAFVLACNTAGTHSGVPQAGHSLVVDPWGRVLAEAGPDEEVVSVDFDPAEVGKARADFPVHRDRLLGIPAPVQR